The following are encoded in a window of Bacillus sp. es.036 genomic DNA:
- a CDS encoding methylated-DNA--[protein]-cysteine S-methyltransferase — translation MEKQVIYYGEFQSPIGTLTLFASSKGVSRLDFGCQEDVLPAAETWYKKHHVNADLVFNSDMIEPIVMQLEEYFSGKRKVFDLQLDPIGTIFQQKVWKNLSEIPYGETRSYRDVAVGISAPKAVRAIGSANNRNPIPIIVPCHRVIGSNGALVGYGGGVTKKEYLLSLEQHHAMHAMLP, via the coding sequence ATGGAGAAACAAGTGATTTATTATGGGGAGTTTCAATCACCGATTGGTACATTAACGTTGTTTGCTAGTTCGAAAGGAGTTAGTAGGCTCGATTTTGGTTGCCAGGAGGATGTGCTGCCTGCTGCTGAAACATGGTACAAGAAACATCATGTAAATGCGGACCTTGTTTTCAATTCTGATATGATTGAACCAATTGTCATGCAATTGGAGGAATACTTCAGTGGAAAAAGAAAGGTTTTTGATCTTCAGCTTGATCCAATAGGAACGATTTTTCAACAGAAAGTATGGAAAAACCTCTCGGAAATTCCATATGGGGAAACGCGTTCCTACAGAGATGTTGCCGTCGGTATTTCCGCCCCAAAAGCTGTTCGAGCAATTGGTTCAGCTAATAATCGAAACCCGATTCCCATTATTGTACCTTGTCATAGAGTAATTGGAAGCAATGGTGCTCTCGTTGGATACGGTGGTGGCGTCACGAAGAAAGAATATTTATTATCACTTGAACAACACCATGCCATGCATGCAATGTTGCCATAA
- a CDS encoding YczE/YyaS/YitT family protein yields MNSFLSKSLIYVAGLFTLAFGVVLLINADVGIAPWDALYVALSDQIGFTVGSWVFIVGGILIFINSLIMMRKPNLAGFIPIILLGLFVDLLNLKILTFIDVNGIVPRWMLFLVGLVIMGLGIAVYLFASLASIPNDELMLALTERTGWSIGVTKTITEAIAFVLAFLLGGPIGAGTFVEVLLLGFLVGWFDKLLKKINHSSPKAAVHS; encoded by the coding sequence ATGAACAGCTTTTTGTCGAAAAGCCTTATTTACGTAGCAGGCCTATTTACCCTTGCCTTTGGAGTAGTATTGTTAATCAATGCTGATGTTGGAATTGCTCCCTGGGATGCTCTTTATGTAGCTCTTTCTGATCAAATCGGATTTACAGTAGGATCATGGGTGTTTATTGTTGGAGGTATTTTGATTTTCATTAACAGTCTCATTATGATGAGAAAGCCTAATCTGGCTGGTTTTATCCCGATTATTTTACTAGGACTGTTTGTAGACTTATTGAATTTAAAAATATTAACTTTTATCGACGTAAATGGAATCGTTCCCAGATGGATGTTGTTTCTTGTTGGATTAGTCATTATGGGACTTGGGATAGCTGTGTATTTATTTGCTTCATTGGCATCTATTCCAAATGATGAATTAATGCTTGCCCTTACTGAACGAACCGGATGGAGTATCGGTGTTACAAAGACGATAACGGAAGCTATTGCATTTGTTTTAGCTTTTCTTCTTGGTGGTCCCATTGGTGCAGGTACGTTTGTTGAAGTCCTCCTACTCGGTTTCCTTGTCGGTTGGTTTGATAAACTCCTAAAAAAAATAAATCATTCTTCACCTAAAGCAGCTGTTCATTCTTGA
- a CDS encoding amidase domain-containing protein has translation MGWGEELKSFWKDQATSLINGTELARLGIRPTTEEEAAARYLQQCEDRGAAVIRIKNKGILLSKKGFSNDQMYDYLLHQQFLIKQGKKLYQEERMEKRFAKMSEGDLVLDCSVEVEGEPPQTIESEGDDRVRMKGSYYDRLSALKYAERWWDDYNPAYQSFDVDCTNYISQCLHAGKALMRGYPDRTKGWWMKGSNWSYSWTVAHALRWHLSGSKTGLRAREVANPDDLIPGDIICYDFDGDGHWQHTTFVVDNDEKGYPLVNAHTTNSRMRYWAYEDSTAWTPEIKYKFFHIED, from the coding sequence ATGGGGTGGGGAGAAGAGTTGAAATCTTTTTGGAAAGATCAAGCAACTAGTTTAATAAATGGTACGGAATTAGCTAGGTTAGGAATTCGTCCTACAACAGAAGAAGAAGCAGCGGCCCGGTACCTGCAACAATGTGAGGATAGAGGAGCCGCTGTTATTCGAATAAAAAACAAAGGAATCCTTCTTAGCAAGAAAGGTTTTTCAAATGATCAAATGTATGATTACCTTCTCCATCAACAGTTCTTGATCAAGCAAGGAAAGAAACTTTATCAAGAAGAACGAATGGAAAAGAGATTCGCGAAGATGAGTGAAGGTGATCTTGTTTTAGATTGTTCTGTGGAAGTTGAAGGAGAGCCTCCTCAAACAATAGAGAGTGAAGGAGACGATCGCGTTCGTATGAAAGGGTCATACTATGATCGATTATCTGCTCTTAAGTATGCTGAACGCTGGTGGGACGATTATAACCCGGCATATCAATCATTTGATGTTGATTGTACGAACTATATTTCACAATGTCTTCATGCGGGAAAGGCTCTAATGCGTGGTTATCCTGATCGCACAAAAGGATGGTGGATGAAAGGGAGTAATTGGAGTTATTCTTGGACAGTGGCCCATGCTCTTCGCTGGCATTTAAGTGGCTCGAAGACTGGTCTACGCGCACGTGAAGTAGCAAATCCTGATGATTTGATTCCTGGAGATATTATTTGCTATGACTTCGATGGAGATGGTCATTGGCAACATACTACTTTCGTTGTTGATAATGATGAGAAGGGGTATCCTCTCGTAAATGCTCATACGACAAATAGCAGAATGCGCTATTGGGCTTATGAAGATTCTACGGCGTGGACACCTGAAATCAAGTATAAGTTTTTTCATATTGAAGATTAG
- the trmL gene encoding tRNA (uridine(34)/cytosine(34)/5-carboxymethylaminomethyluridine(34)-2'-O)-methyltransferase TrmL, with product MSLNIVLFQPEIPANTGNIARTCAATHTSLHLIRPLGFSTDDKMLKRAGLDYWQYADVHYYDSLDEFFEKNQDGKYYYITKYGTNTHTDFDYSDQDENTYFVFGRETNGLPDELIENNKERCLRLPMTDHVRALNLSNTAAIMVYEALRQQNYPGMK from the coding sequence ATGTCTTTAAATATCGTCCTTTTTCAGCCAGAAATACCGGCGAATACGGGGAATATCGCACGAACATGTGCAGCTACTCATACAAGTTTACATTTAATTCGTCCATTGGGCTTTTCAACTGATGATAAGATGTTGAAACGTGCTGGATTGGATTACTGGCAATATGCTGATGTTCATTATTATGATTCTCTAGATGAGTTTTTTGAAAAAAATCAGGATGGGAAATATTACTATATAACGAAATATGGTACAAATACACATACTGATTTTGATTACTCTGATCAAGATGAGAATACGTATTTTGTTTTTGGAAGAGAAACAAACGGCTTGCCAGATGAATTGATTGAGAATAATAAAGAACGTTGTCTTCGTCTACCGATGACTGATCACGTTCGCGCTCTTAACCTATCTAATACAGCTGCAATTATGGTTTATGAAGCGTTGAGACAGCAAAATTACCCTGGAATGAAATAA
- a CDS encoding antibiotic biosynthesis monooxygenase family protein translates to MYVVMNELKVPDEAKDMMKQRFGKSAESMKNVEGCLEFMFLEQSAENGKLIVFTKWENEEAYQNWVHSDSFKNAHKEKRESKEKSPATGNELSEFTVVYHT, encoded by the coding sequence ATGTATGTTGTCATGAATGAATTAAAGGTGCCAGATGAAGCGAAGGACATGATGAAACAACGTTTTGGTAAGAGCGCAGAGAGTATGAAGAATGTAGAAGGTTGTTTAGAATTTATGTTTCTGGAACAATCTGCTGAGAATGGAAAGTTAATTGTGTTTACGAAGTGGGAAAATGAAGAGGCTTATCAGAACTGGGTACATTCCGATTCCTTCAAGAATGCTCATAAAGAAAAACGTGAATCGAAAGAGAAATCACCCGCAACTGGTAATGAACTTAGTGAGTTTACTGTTGTCTATCATACGTAA
- a CDS encoding PrkA family serine protein kinase produces MDILRKIQQHREDERRLKWEGTFSEYLDIIRERPEVAQSAHSRVYNMIKDAGIDEVDGKRSYSFFSEELYGLEEAIERLVEEYFHPAAKRLDVRKRILLLMGPVSGGKSTLVTVLKRGLEKYSHEDSGAVYAIKGCPMHEDPLHLIPHHLRDEFHEEYGIRIEGSLSPLNVMRLEEEYGGRIEDVVIERIFFNEDKRTGIGTFSPSDPKSQDIADLTGSIDFSTIAEFGSESDPRAYRFDGELNKANRGMMEFQEMLKCDEKFLWHLLSLTQEGNFKAGRFALISADELVVAHTNEAEYRSFISNKKNEALHSRIIVMPVPYNLKVSQEERIYEKMIRESDVADVHIAPHALRVAAIFSILTRLKDTNRQGVDLVKKMRLYDGEIVEGFNQVDVDELHKEHSDEGMSGIDPRYVINRISSTIIRKEVPSINALDVLRSLKDGLDQHASISKEDKERYMNFISIARKEYDEIAKKEVQKAFVYSYEESAKTLMDNYLDNVEAYCNKNKLRDPLTGEEMSPDDKLMRSIEEQIGISENAKKAFREEILIRISAYARKGKKFDYNSHERLREAIQKKLFADLKDVVKITTSSKTPNENQLKKINEVIACLIDEHGYNSISANELLRYVGSLLNR; encoded by the coding sequence ATGGATATCTTACGTAAAATCCAGCAGCATCGAGAAGATGAAAGGCGGCTGAAGTGGGAAGGAACCTTCAGCGAGTATTTAGACATTATCCGGGAACGACCTGAAGTAGCGCAGTCAGCTCATTCACGTGTTTATAATATGATAAAAGATGCCGGGATCGATGAAGTTGACGGGAAGCGTAGTTATTCTTTTTTCTCAGAAGAACTGTACGGTCTCGAGGAAGCTATCGAACGTCTTGTAGAAGAATATTTTCATCCAGCTGCCAAAAGGTTAGATGTTCGGAAACGAATTCTCTTATTGATGGGGCCAGTTAGTGGTGGTAAATCGACGCTAGTTACTGTATTGAAAAGAGGTTTAGAAAAATATTCACATGAAGATTCAGGTGCCGTATATGCAATTAAAGGGTGTCCAATGCATGAAGATCCACTTCATTTGATTCCACATCATTTAAGAGATGAGTTCCATGAGGAATATGGAATACGAATTGAAGGAAGCCTCTCTCCGCTTAACGTTATGCGTCTTGAGGAGGAGTATGGTGGCCGTATTGAAGATGTCGTGATTGAACGTATTTTCTTTAACGAAGATAAGCGGACAGGTATTGGTACATTTAGTCCATCAGATCCAAAGTCGCAAGATATAGCAGACTTAACAGGGAGTATTGACTTTTCAACAATTGCTGAGTTTGGATCGGAGTCTGACCCAAGAGCATATCGATTTGATGGCGAGTTAAATAAAGCAAATCGCGGTATGATGGAGTTCCAGGAAATGTTGAAATGTGATGAGAAGTTTCTATGGCATTTGCTGTCACTCACACAAGAAGGGAATTTCAAGGCCGGGCGCTTTGCTTTAATTTCGGCGGATGAATTAGTTGTGGCCCATACGAATGAAGCGGAGTACCGTTCATTTATATCGAACAAAAAGAATGAAGCTCTTCACTCTCGTATTATTGTTATGCCGGTTCCATATAACTTGAAAGTTAGTCAGGAAGAACGTATTTATGAGAAAATGATTCGTGAAAGCGATGTGGCAGATGTTCATATTGCCCCGCATGCTCTTAGAGTGGCTGCCATTTTCTCCATCTTGACGAGGTTAAAAGATACGAATCGTCAGGGAGTAGATCTTGTTAAGAAGATGCGACTCTATGATGGAGAAATCGTGGAAGGGTTTAATCAGGTAGATGTGGATGAGCTTCATAAAGAGCATTCAGATGAAGGGATGAGCGGAATTGATCCACGGTATGTCATTAACCGGATTTCTTCCACCATTATAAGAAAAGAAGTACCGTCCATTAATGCACTAGATGTATTACGTTCATTGAAGGATGGACTAGATCAACATGCTTCTATTTCGAAAGAAGACAAAGAGCGCTATATGAATTTCATCTCGATCGCACGTAAAGAATATGATGAAATTGCGAAGAAGGAAGTACAGAAAGCTTTTGTATACTCCTATGAAGAAAGTGCGAAAACGTTAATGGATAACTATCTTGATAACGTAGAAGCATACTGTAATAAAAATAAATTGCGTGATCCACTGACTGGTGAAGAAATGAGTCCAGATGACAAACTCATGCGTTCGATTGAGGAGCAAATCGGAATTTCTGAAAATGCGAAGAAAGCATTCCGTGAAGAGATCTTGATTCGAATCTCTGCTTACGCAAGGAAAGGTAAGAAATTTGATTACAATTCTCATGAGCGTTTAAGAGAAGCGATTCAGAAGAAATTGTTTGCAGACTTAAAAGATGTCGTAAAAATTACAACTTCATCTAAAACACCAAATGAGAACCAACTCAAAAAAATCAATGAGGTTATTGCTTGTCTTATTGATGAACATGGCTACAATTCGATTTCAGCCAACGAACTGCTCCGTTATGTTGGAAGTCTCCTAAACCGATAA
- the lepB gene encoding signal peptidase I — translation MEKERNPLWEWIKAFSIAVVLAIVIREFLITNYVVHGESMMPTIQDGNRLIINKIGYEVSEPDRFDLVVFHANEQEDYIKRVIGLPGDTIEYKNDHLYVNGEKMSEPYLERYKDEIFNGNLTENFNLEDKTGKMKVPENSLFLMGDNRRHSYDSRHIGFVPMDQVVGEVNLRYWPLEKFDFTFEK, via the coding sequence ATGGAGAAGGAACGCAATCCGCTTTGGGAGTGGATAAAGGCTTTTTCAATAGCTGTCGTCCTGGCGATTGTTATTCGTGAATTTCTCATCACGAATTATGTGGTACACGGCGAATCGATGATGCCAACGATTCAAGACGGGAATCGTTTAATAATTAATAAAATTGGCTACGAAGTATCTGAGCCTGATCGGTTTGATCTTGTCGTATTTCATGCGAACGAACAAGAAGATTATATTAAGAGAGTGATTGGTCTCCCGGGGGATACAATCGAATACAAAAATGATCATCTGTATGTAAACGGCGAGAAGATGAGTGAACCTTATCTTGAACGGTACAAGGATGAGATATTTAACGGTAATTTAACGGAAAACTTCAATCTTGAAGATAAAACAGGCAAAATGAAGGTTCCAGAGAACTCTTTATTTTTAATGGGTGATAATCGGAGACATAGTTATGATAGTCGGCATATTGGTTTTGTACCAATGGATCAAGTAGTTGGAGAAGTAAACCTTCGTTATTGGCCACTTGAAAAATTCGACTTCACGTTCGAAAAATGA
- the yhbH gene encoding sporulation protein YhbH, with product MKDKNSNNFVVSQENWSLHRKGYQDQQRHAEKVQDAIQNNLPDLISEENIILSNGRDVIKIPIRSLDEYKIRYNYDKSKHVGQGEGDSQVGDVVARDGSGEKQPGAGKGEGAGDQPGEDYYEAEVSLVELQDILFKELELPNLREKETADVVQKKVEFNDIRKTGLMGNIDKKRTILTAYKRNAISGKPAITPIYQDDLRFKTWNEEIKRESKAVVLAMMDTSGSMGKWEKYMARSFFFWMSRFLRSKYETVEIEFIAHHTEAKVVTEDDFFSKGESGGTICSSAYRKALELIDEKYSPSRYNIYPFHFSDGDNLTSDNTRCVKLVNQIMKVSNMFGYGEVNAYNRHSTLMSAYKNIHDPKFRHYILKEKKDVYHAMKSFFRKEEEVRS from the coding sequence ATGAAAGACAAGAATTCCAACAATTTCGTCGTCTCTCAGGAGAATTGGTCCCTCCACCGAAAAGGCTATCAGGATCAACAACGCCATGCCGAAAAAGTTCAGGATGCTATCCAAAACAATCTCCCGGATCTCATCAGTGAAGAGAACATTATTCTTTCCAACGGTCGAGATGTCATTAAAATACCAATTCGATCACTTGATGAATATAAAATTCGTTACAACTATGATAAATCAAAGCACGTTGGGCAGGGCGAAGGCGATAGCCAGGTGGGAGACGTAGTAGCACGTGATGGCTCCGGCGAAAAGCAACCAGGAGCAGGTAAGGGTGAGGGAGCCGGTGATCAACCTGGAGAAGATTACTACGAAGCAGAAGTGTCGCTTGTAGAACTTCAGGATATCCTATTTAAAGAACTTGAATTGCCGAATTTACGTGAAAAAGAAACAGCAGATGTTGTCCAGAAAAAAGTAGAATTTAACGATATTCGAAAAACTGGTCTAATGGGTAATATTGATAAAAAACGTACCATATTAACTGCGTATAAGCGAAATGCCATTAGCGGTAAACCAGCAATTACACCGATCTATCAAGATGACCTTCGTTTTAAAACATGGAATGAAGAAATTAAGCGTGAGTCAAAAGCGGTTGTTTTGGCGATGATGGATACAAGTGGCTCGATGGGAAAATGGGAAAAGTATATGGCTAGAAGCTTTTTCTTCTGGATGTCTCGTTTTCTTAGGTCAAAATACGAAACAGTGGAGATCGAGTTTATCGCTCATCATACAGAAGCAAAAGTCGTCACAGAAGACGATTTTTTTTCAAAAGGAGAAAGCGGTGGAACGATTTGTTCATCCGCTTATCGAAAAGCACTTGAATTAATTGATGAAAAGTATTCTCCATCTCGTTATAACATCTATCCATTCCACTTCTCAGATGGCGATAATTTAACGTCTGATAACACAAGATGCGTTAAACTGGTGAATCAAATCATGAAGGTATCCAATATGTTCGGATATGGAGAAGTAAATGCTTATAACAGACACTCTACACTAATGAGCGCTTATAAGAATATCCATGACCCGAAATTTAGGCATTATATTTTAAAAGAGAAAAAAGATGTTTACCATGCCATGAAAAGTTTCTTTCGAAAAGAAGAAGAAGTTCGTTCATAA
- a CDS encoding ComEC/Rec2 family competence protein, with the protein MKFLIALFFSHLILLQMPYLVTAETNLVEVHFLDVGQADSIFITFGEETMLVDAGDNGDGGMVTNYLKELGVKQLDYLVATHPHHDHIGGMDEVIKGFEVERVLMPDVSYPTTHYKSLLKELKKKDIPVTTAHEGVKIKLGRRVSVQVISPSENAEYEDFNDYSAVLRLKHGDNRFLFMGDAGVEVEKQMLDGLKKKHLVSEVLKVGHHGANSATTEAFIKAVSPETAVISVGKDNRYHFPDSDVLQRLRGNDISILRTDQIGTIIATSDGKNISFHTENNLISHKKEK; encoded by the coding sequence ATGAAGTTTTTAATCGCTCTTTTTTTCTCCCATCTTATCCTATTACAAATGCCGTATCTCGTGACTGCAGAAACAAATTTGGTTGAGGTTCACTTTCTGGATGTTGGACAGGCTGATAGTATTTTCATTACATTTGGAGAAGAAACAATGTTAGTGGACGCAGGCGATAATGGTGATGGGGGAATGGTAACCAATTATTTAAAAGAGCTAGGAGTTAAGCAATTGGATTATCTCGTAGCTACTCACCCTCACCACGATCATATCGGTGGCATGGATGAGGTGATAAAAGGTTTTGAAGTGGAACGGGTGCTGATGCCAGATGTATCTTATCCAACTACTCATTATAAATCTTTACTCAAGGAATTGAAGAAAAAAGACATTCCTGTTACGACGGCGCACGAAGGCGTGAAGATAAAACTTGGGCGTCGTGTTAGTGTACAGGTGATTTCACCTTCTGAAAATGCTGAGTACGAGGATTTTAACGACTATAGTGCAGTTCTGCGTCTTAAACATGGGGATAATCGTTTTTTATTTATGGGGGATGCCGGTGTAGAAGTGGAAAAGCAAATGCTCGATGGATTGAAAAAGAAGCATCTAGTATCTGAAGTGTTGAAAGTGGGCCATCACGGAGCAAACTCTGCGACTACAGAAGCGTTTATAAAAGCTGTGAGTCCTGAAACTGCTGTGATTTCAGTCGGAAAAGATAACCGGTATCATTTTCCTGATAGTGATGTGCTTCAAAGGTTGCGTGGGAATGATATTTCCATTCTTAGAACGGATCAAATCGGAACAATTATTGCAACAAGTGACGGAAAGAATATTAGCTTCCATACCGAAAATAATCTTATCTCACATAAAAAGGAAAAATAA
- a CDS encoding CBS domain-containing protein yields MLVQNNLQNLMSKNIVSVTPEQSIQEAAALMNQHNIGSLPVMKNGQLYGMVTDRDITTRATATGGNANCQVSQCMSDNIVSATSNMSAEEAAALMAQNQIRRLPVVENNQVVGMVSLGDFATKTPDQQEAGTALSSISQNGAPKA; encoded by the coding sequence ATGCTTGTGCAAAACAATCTGCAAAATCTCATGTCTAAGAACATTGTGTCTGTAACGCCAGAGCAGTCCATTCAAGAAGCAGCCGCGTTAATGAACCAACACAACATTGGCTCATTACCAGTAATGAAGAACGGTCAGCTTTATGGAATGGTCACGGATCGTGATATTACAACTCGTGCCACTGCGACTGGAGGAAATGCTAACTGTCAGGTGAGTCAATGTATGTCTGATAACATTGTTTCAGCCACTTCTAACATGAGTGCAGAAGAAGCTGCGGCTTTGATGGCTCAGAATCAAATCCGTCGCTTGCCTGTTGTAGAAAACAATCAGGTTGTTGGAATGGTGTCACTTGGAGATTTTGCAACCAAAACACCTGATCAGCAAGAAGCGGGTACAGCGCTATCAAGCATTTCTCAGAATGGTGCTCCAAAGGCGTAA
- a CDS encoding bifunctional GNAT family N-acetyltransferase/carbon-nitrogen hydrolase family protein, giving the protein MSELDVSKFEKKIEIRQIHHEDIEEILALQKKCFPGMDPWKREHLESHLDIFPEGQFCVELEGEIIGSCSSLMVNFDEYDDQHTWDDITDEGYITNHNPDGYNLYGIEVMVHPEYRRMKIGKRLYDARKDLARELNVKSIIIGGRIPNYHKHADEMKASEYVEEVKFQNIYDPVLTFQLMNGFNVMRINPNYLPDDKASKQFATLMEWNNVEYKAVTRRHFRSSFPVRICAIQYAMKKISSFEEFANQVEYYVDVAADFGSDFAVFPEIFTTQLMSFMDEKIPSKAVRKLTEYTEPYIELFTELAVKYNVNIIGGSHFVLEDEKIYNIAYLFRRDGTIEKQYKIHVTPNERRWWGIHGSDGIEVFDTDCGKIAIQICYDIEFPELGRIATDKGANILFTPFCTDDRQGYLRVRYCAQARAVENQIYTVIAGTIGNLSQVENMDVQYAQSGIFTPSDFAFSRDGIAGECHPNIETVVVGDVDLEILRRQRQSGTVRQLRDRRKDLYEIHYKK; this is encoded by the coding sequence ATGTCAGAATTAGACGTATCGAAATTCGAAAAAAAGATTGAGATCAGGCAAATTCATCACGAGGATATCGAAGAAATCCTAGCGTTACAAAAAAAGTGTTTTCCTGGAATGGATCCCTGGAAAAGAGAACACCTGGAAAGTCACCTTGATATCTTTCCGGAAGGTCAGTTTTGTGTAGAGCTTGAGGGAGAAATTATTGGTTCCTGTTCAAGTCTGATGGTTAACTTTGATGAGTACGATGATCAGCATACATGGGACGATATTACAGATGAAGGTTATATTACAAACCATAATCCAGATGGCTATAACCTATATGGAATTGAAGTAATGGTTCATCCTGAATATAGAAGAATGAAGATCGGCAAGCGCTTATACGATGCACGTAAAGATCTTGCACGTGAATTAAATGTTAAGAGTATCATAATCGGTGGACGAATTCCGAATTATCATAAACATGCAGATGAAATGAAGGCATCTGAATATGTGGAGGAAGTGAAATTCCAAAATATTTATGATCCGGTGTTAACGTTCCAGTTAATGAATGGTTTTAACGTGATGAGAATCAATCCAAACTACTTACCAGACGATAAAGCGTCAAAGCAGTTCGCTACGTTAATGGAATGGAATAACGTTGAATATAAGGCAGTGACAAGAAGACACTTTAGGTCCTCTTTCCCTGTAAGGATTTGTGCCATTCAATATGCCATGAAGAAGATATCTTCCTTTGAGGAATTTGCAAACCAGGTAGAATATTATGTAGATGTGGCAGCTGATTTTGGCTCTGATTTTGCAGTCTTCCCAGAGATCTTTACAACACAACTTATGTCGTTTATGGATGAGAAAATTCCAAGTAAAGCCGTGCGTAAATTAACAGAGTATACAGAGCCTTACATTGAACTTTTCACTGAATTAGCAGTTAAGTACAATGTGAACATTATTGGTGGCTCTCACTTTGTATTAGAGGATGAAAAAATCTACAATATAGCCTATTTGTTTAGAAGAGACGGAACGATTGAAAAACAGTACAAAATCCATGTTACACCGAATGAGCGTCGCTGGTGGGGCATCCACGGTTCTGATGGGATCGAAGTTTTCGATACAGACTGTGGCAAAATCGCAATTCAAATTTGTTATGATATTGAATTTCCAGAGCTCGGTCGGATTGCAACGGATAAAGGGGCAAATATACTGTTTACACCTTTTTGTACCGATGATCGTCAAGGATATTTACGCGTCCGATACTGCGCGCAGGCTAGAGCGGTTGAAAATCAAATTTATACAGTGATTGCTGGTACAATTGGCAACCTTTCTCAAGTAGAGAATATGGATGTTCAGTATGCGCAATCCGGCATTTTTACGCCATCTGACTTTGCATTTTCAAGAGACGGCATTGCGGGAGAGTGTCACCCGAATATTGAAACTGTCGTTGTAGGGGATGTCGATCTTGAAATTCTAAGAAGGCAGCGTCAGTCTGGAACGGTTCGTCAATTACGAGATCGTCGAAAAGACTTATATGAAATTCATTATAAAAAGTAA